A region of Gemmatimonadota bacterium DNA encodes the following proteins:
- a CDS encoding aryl-sulfate sulfotransferase has product MASRVTGVPRPVGISVYDPERTWNGYTVYAGGEIIDMNGNLVKHFDLSQLGKVMPGGYILGDRRYNGPRMERGRELVQLDWDGNEVWHYNKTEQIEIDKKKIWSAKQHHDFEREGSPTGYYAPGLDPIIEGNTIVLAAKEVERPHIAPGVLHGDCILEVNWNGDTVWEWQSVDHFDEMDFNEEAKNAIYRGGRVGADPYDWVHSNSVSYLGPNKWYDAGDERFHPDNFIWDGRHTNTIAVISKKTGKIAWKVGPDYSLTSELRALGWIIGLHHAHMIPKGLPGEGNILVFDNGGAAGYGAPNPGAPNGRMNAVRDYSRVVEFDPITLELVWEYSALKADGDRIRACRFYSRPWSSAQRLPNGNTLICEGAGGRLFEVTPELEIVWEFISPHETCYRAYRVPYEWIPQLDKPEEIAIVVKE; this is encoded by the coding sequence ATGGCATCACGCGTAACGGGTGTTCCCCGACCGGTTGGTATATCTGTGTACGACCCCGAGCGTACCTGGAATGGCTATACCGTCTATGCTGGCGGTGAGATAATTGACATGAACGGCAACCTCGTAAAGCATTTTGACCTATCACAACTGGGCAAAGTAATGCCTGGGGGGTATATACTCGGTGACCGGCGATACAACGGCCCCCGCATGGAACGGGGGCGCGAACTCGTTCAGTTGGATTGGGATGGGAATGAAGTCTGGCACTACAATAAAACCGAGCAAATCGAAATTGATAAGAAAAAAATCTGGTCCGCCAAGCAACACCACGACTTTGAGCGCGAGGGCAGTCCAACCGGGTATTATGCGCCGGGTTTAGATCCCATCATAGAAGGAAATACAATTGTACTTGCAGCAAAAGAAGTAGAAAGGCCACATATCGCACCTGGGGTGCTGCATGGCGATTGTATTTTGGAAGTAAATTGGAACGGCGACACCGTGTGGGAATGGCAAAGCGTGGATCACTTTGATGAAATGGATTTTAACGAAGAAGCAAAAAATGCGATTTACCGGGGAGGGCGCGTCGGTGCAGATCCCTATGACTGGGTACATTCCAACAGCGTATCCTATCTGGGACCAAACAAATGGTATGATGCTGGCGACGAGCGATTTCATCCAGATAATTTTATCTGGGATGGACGACATACCAACACAATCGCAGTAATCAGCAAAAAGACGGGTAAAATCGCGTGGAAAGTCGGGCCAGATTATTCACTGACATCCGAACTGCGGGCACTGGGCTGGATCATTGGACTGCATCACGCACACATGATTCCAAAAGGCTTGCCCGGTGAAGGAAACATCCTGGTATTCGACAATGGCGGTGCTGCTGGATATGGCGCACCGAATCCGGGTGCTCCCAACGGGAGGATGAACGCGGTACGAGATTATTCTCGTGTGGTAGAATTCGATCCAATAACACTGGAACTCGTATGGGAGTATTCCGCGCTCAAGGCAGATGGTGACCGGATCCGCGCCTGCCGTTTTTACAGCCGACCGTGGAGTTCTGCACAGCGCCTGCCCAATGGCAATACACTGATTTGCGAAGGCGCAGGAGGTCGGCTTTTTGAAGTCACTCCCGAACTCGAAATTGTATGGGAATTTATCAGCCCTCACGAAACGTGTTATCGCGCTTATCGCGTACCATACGAGTGGATCCCACAACTGGACAAACCAGAGGAAATAGCCATCGTCGTCAAAGAATAA
- a CDS encoding arylsulfatase — protein sequence MTERPNVILILTDDQGYGDLSCTGNPVLQTPHLDKLYDQSVRLTDYHVDAMCSPTRAALMTGRYAARTGVWSTLRGRYIMRRDEITIADAFSDSGYRTGIFGKWHLGDNYPYRPFDRGFGESLSFGGGVVGEIPDYWDNDNFTATYLRNGTPEPHARYCTDVWFNEAMQFMAADETPFFCYISTNAPHGPFNVHEKYSAPYLQQGIPKQRARFYGMIANIDENIGRLRQWLADNDLTENTILIFMGDNGTSMGTGITADGYPTDGYNAGMRGKKTWVYDGGHRNACFIHWPAGKLTGGRDVEPVTAHIDILPTLIDLCKLSPPDAKFDGTSLTPLLNNASNDWPARTLFVHQQQIDHPKKYKDFAAMTDRWRLVHTGVWREPQHELFDHKRDPEQKRDIAEHHPDIVQSLREDYENWWTDISRRFGEYSEIPIGSNRENPTTLTAHSWHGKEGIYSQRHVRQKERDNGFWAIDIEQDGEYEFELRRWPIEIDTPICAALPGRTGVPYVDDLLPGEALAIKTAKLQVGDIIQQKAVDESAPCVTFQLSLKKGSTRVQTYFDDGIDAPPGAYYVYVKRISPA from the coding sequence ATGACAGAACGCCCCAATGTGATCCTGATCTTAACCGACGATCAGGGATATGGGGACTTGAGTTGCACCGGCAATCCTGTATTGCAAACGCCACATCTGGACAAGTTATACGACCAGAGCGTGCGCTTGACCGACTATCACGTAGATGCCATGTGCTCGCCCACAAGAGCCGCGCTCATGACCGGGCGATATGCCGCGCGCACCGGCGTATGGAGCACCCTGCGGGGCCGATATATCATGCGCCGGGACGAAATCACCATCGCCGACGCATTTTCGGACTCGGGCTATCGAACCGGCATCTTTGGCAAATGGCATCTGGGCGACAACTATCCCTATCGCCCCTTTGATCGGGGATTTGGGGAATCCCTGAGCTTTGGCGGCGGCGTAGTAGGAGAAATCCCGGACTACTGGGACAACGACAACTTCACCGCAACATATCTCCGAAACGGCACACCCGAACCGCACGCCCGTTATTGCACAGACGTATGGTTCAACGAAGCCATGCAATTTATGGCGGCGGATGAAACCCCATTCTTCTGCTACATCTCAACCAACGCCCCCCATGGCCCATTCAACGTACACGAAAAATACAGCGCGCCTTATTTACAACAGGGCATACCGAAACAACGCGCGCGATTTTACGGCATGATCGCAAACATCGACGAAAACATCGGGCGCCTCCGCCAGTGGCTCGCGGACAATGATCTAACAGAAAACACCATACTCATCTTCATGGGAGACAACGGCACATCCATGGGAACGGGAATAACCGCGGATGGATATCCAACAGATGGATATAACGCGGGCATGCGCGGCAAAAAAACGTGGGTCTATGACGGCGGCCATCGCAACGCGTGTTTCATACACTGGCCCGCCGGAAAACTAACAGGCGGTCGCGATGTCGAACCTGTAACCGCCCACATCGACATCTTGCCCACACTAATCGACCTCTGCAAACTCTCCCCACCAGACGCGAAATTCGACGGCACCAGCCTCACACCCCTGTTGAACAACGCCTCTAACGACTGGCCCGCGCGCACCCTATTCGTACACCAGCAGCAAATTGATCACCCAAAAAAATACAAAGACTTCGCCGCCATGACCGACCGCTGGCGACTCGTACACACGGGAGTCTGGCGCGAGCCACAACACGAACTATTTGATCACAAACGCGACCCCGAGCAAAAGCGCGACATAGCAGAACACCATCCCGACATCGTACAAAGCCTGCGCGAAGACTATGAAAATTGGTGGACCGACATCTCCCGGCGATTTGGCGAATACAGCGAAATCCCAATCGGATCAAACCGCGAAAACCCCACAACACTAACCGCACATAGCTGGCACGGAAAAGAAGGGATCTACAGCCAGCGACATGTACGCCAAAAAGAGCGAGACAACGGATTCTGGGCCATCGACATTGAACAAGACGGAGAATACGAATTCGAACTTCGCCGCTGGCCCATTGAAATCGACACACCGATCTGCGCCGCACTACCCGGCAGAACAGGCGTCCCTTATGTAGATGATCTATTGCCGGGAGAAGCACTCGCCATCAAAACAGCAAAATTACAAGTAGGCGACATCATCCAACAAAAAGCAGTAGATGAAAGCGCTCCTTGCGTCACTTTCCAGTTATCACTCAAAAAAGGCTCAACCCGCGTACAAACCTATTTTGACGATGGCATTGACGCGCCCCCCGGTGCCTACTATGTTTATGTAAAGAGAATCAGTCCCGCTTAG